The DNA segment GTTTGCCTAGATTTGTTCACTTAATGGTATTTGAGAAAACTTgcagtgctaaaaaaaaacaaaaaaaaactgttccgACCATTTTACCTGATTCTGAGATCTTATAAGCGAATGAAAAATAGATTTAGTCTAATTTCTACAATTTCAAATTATGCTGCTATAGGTAGTGTTAGCAAATTTGCTGCAAGTACTTTTAtcgtaattttattttaatttttaaataatttggcaGGTATGGAACCTCCTCAGAGACTGAGCTATCGGCactttaaatacacaatgtaaTGTGAGAAATACCCGTGCTAATAAACACTTCTCGGGTAATAcagtattacattaaaaaataacacacgCATCAAATTATGATGAGCAAAAGTACTATCTGAAAAGTTCATTATTAGTAATATTCCTATGGCACTTGAACACTTAAAGCAAATGccttaaaagaaaaattattagtaatattaggGGCTCTTCCTGTTCGCAGCCTCTTCATGTACAGTATAGCACTTGAACAGTTTAATTCAGTGGAAACCATTATTTTGCTGGAGTAAGTCAAGTTGCCCAAAAAATCCATTTATAAAACAGGTAGGGGCATTTAAAGATAAATTATCAATaaggattacattttttaaaaaaaatgctgtgtaAGACGTACTGGAGAAATTCAATTTTAAATCTGAAAGTAGTACACATGCCAGGATCgcaaacaaatattttcacTATTAAACTGAAAAATGTGGAGACTTGAAGTCACTCTGGTTTAAAAGCTCAATGTCCTGTGTCATGATAATTATTTCTTATTCACTTAAAAGCCAACAGATGGAAAGAATGCAGCACTTGTGGAGTCACTGCTTGAAAGTGCGTGAATTAAATAAACAAGTGgcacatagatatatatttgtatacatgCGTGTGTATAAATGGTTTTTAATGCATGCTGCCTGATACCTAGATAcaaccgtatatatatatatatatatatatatatatatatatatattgtgtgttactATGTTCTAAAGGctgtttaaaatctaaaattgcacacaaaaaaaaagtcaaaataagACATTGCTTTGTCTAGCGGGGCATAACAATTAACTGGGGTATGAACTGTTATCCCATGGCTTCTTGTGTTTGTGCTTATGTCTGAGGCATTTCTAAACTGTCCTGCCCAATATTACTGgtaaacaaaaagttttttcgATAAAATAGACAATTACAGATCTAAATGGTCAACTGTGAGTTGAGCTCTGGGGCAAAAGAGACACAAATAGGGAGATTTATTAAGGTGTGTGATCAGTAACCATGTTTCAATCCCGTTAATTGTCTTTATGATTAGCTGTAAATATTGTTTTgatgaattaaaataattgcgCAATCGGTCAAACAGGATCTAGAGAGGCTTCAACCATTGGCATGAAGAACTTCCAGGTTACTACCTACCATAGCTTACCTAATGAATGGACACAAAAGTGGGACACAGGATGACAAACTTTGCTAAGGGAATGGAATGCCTAAAATAGATAGTACAGATATTACTGGTTAACTTCCTTATGGTTTGTTTGGGGAAATTTAGCAAAATCAACAGTGGTATCTTTAAAAGTATGAGCCTTGTATCATGCAAAATTTTGTTTGTTCTAAAGATTGCACAGCTAGGTCTACAACATTGAACCAGAGCAGTTGTCAGATGAGAGCTAGCAGAAACAAACTGCTGCTGTCCAGTGCAGCACCAAGCAAATGAACAGTAATATACTCAGCTCTGTTTGCAATATGTAtgctatttatataaaatgtcacagTGAGTATATGTTTTTgcaatataatgaaaataaaaacagtaccTGAATTGTGTCACAAACAAATAGTGTGCCTGATAAGTGGACTGTGCTGTTTCTTGTGCCCCTGGTTTAGCCTCCCCACAGTCCCAATATTACAAATTGTTTACATTTCTCATAAACGTTGATTCATGCTCTCTGACTTACCGCATCTCTCCAAATGCGCCTGGGTAACCCTCCATCCAAGGTGACATCTCACTCTTCATGGGGCCGCCATAGGGTACTCTACCCAAGATTGCTGGTCCTGGATACCAAGAGTCCGGTGGGTATTCGCCATCTGGCCCAGGTGGCACATGACTTCGCTGATAGTTGTACAGGCTGGCATCTGCATAGGAGCCACTGGACTGCCCTTCTTCGAACAAAGAGTGCCAACTGCCAGGTGGACCACAGTGGGCAAAGCCTGACAGTTCGCTGTATCTGGCAGGTGCCCCCCAGGCATTGCCCGCATATTCCATGGGTCCCTCTACCTTTATCCTGCCATGTGGTGTAAGTGCCATCTGAAAGCTGTAATAGTCCCTTCCTGAGAAAACAGGAGTCTCCTCCATGAAGGTGGTGGGCTTGTACAGAGTGAGGCTGGGTGCCAGCTCCATGCCACGGTGCCTGAAGCCTACGGGCTCTGGCAATGCCAAGTCTGTGCAAGGCTGCTCTTTCTCCTCCGTACCCAGTGCCCTGCCATCCACTGGGGCTTTGCCAGCTGGAAAGTTGATCTGACTGCTCCTCCTAAATGTACCTTCATGGTACTGGGGAGAGGATGTGTCActcttctcctcctctcccACTTGGCACTTGTGGGCATCTAGAGTATGTGTGGGGGGCCCGGCAAACATACAGTCACCTCTCTGTGTCTCTGCGCCTGGGTTCAGATGCTCCAGAGCCTCCATGCTGAGCCCCAGTGACACGGACACCGCTTTGCAGAGCTCTTTAGCGTTGTCAGAGATCCCCTGTGGAGCTCTAGAGTAACTTTCCTTCTGGGGGTGATCGGAGGACCTGTCGTCGCTTTCCAGCATCCCTCTCTGATCTCCCAGAATCTCCTTCAGCTCCGAGGGGCAGCTGCTCAGTCCCGGAAACTGGGATGCCTGAGCACGCGGACTCCGAGGCGCTGCTGCGTCTGGCTGCGCGCCCTGTGACTCTCCCCAGCTAGGAGACAGGTGGTCAACCCTGGGGTCAGTCCAGGAGGGCAGGGGCTGCGCTTCCGAGCCTTCGCTCCAGCTAGAAGTTGAGTGGCTGCCCCCAGGATCTCTCCAAGTAGTCGCTGTCTGGGCTCCCTCTATCACTGTTCTCCGCTCACCCTGCAGCGCCTCCCTCACACTCAGGAAAAGATTTTCGAAGGCTCCCCGGATCATCTTCCCGGGAGGCTGCTTGTATACCCTTCCGAGTCCAATGTGTACCTCCATCCCCCCCGCCCTGGGTCAGGGTGAATGCCAGGAGAGTGCCCGCCCACCCCTTCTATAGCGCTTCTCCCCTGGTGTAGTGCCCACTGGCCGTTTTCCGTACCTGCTGCCCTGGTACTCGGTGCTTCCCCTCCAATACAATGCCCCCCTGTCTTACTACACTGAGCACAGTGTGCCCTCCCACCCACGAAGTCAGAAACTTCTGCTGCCACCCTCCGCGGACTAGGTCTTAGCCAAAGTCCCTCAGTATATTACTGTCCCTCCAGAAACCTGGAGCAACTGCTGGACTGCTGCCCACCTGCCCCTAAACTACCGAACCCTAGGTATTGAGCTTCCAACTGCTATAAACTAGAGCGACTGTCACTGTGCGTTAATCTGCCTGTCCCGCTACGTCCCCTCTGTCTACATCAGAACTTGTCCCGGTGCCTGCACAACGCTATCTGTCCTCCCTCTTCTCGCTTCCAGCTCTACCCTGCATGCACAGCAGCTTGTACCCTCCCTGCACCTCTCCGGTTGCAGAAGTAACGCAGTACAAACGTAGCCCAAACGCTTCTGAACTACAACGAGGGCCCAAATCCCGGGGGCCGGGCGAGTTCTACCGGGGTCCGTCCCCCCCTCACCCCGGATACTCGCCAAGTAACTCCCCGGGGCGGAGGCAGCTGTGCTAAGggtggaggaacagacttctaGGTGTTTACTAGTGACAGATGAGATGACACGTGGGGTCACAGATGAATGGGGTTATTGGGGCGCGAGAACGATTTAAGGAAAGGTCAAAACTCATCTGAAAGCTGCATCCGGTCAAACCATTGCTGATCACAGCCACATAGAACCTTCAGGAGAGCTACATATTTTTATGACACAGAGCCGACAATATCTGGTAGCTCTGCTTATATAGTTACGTATTCTgcttattcatttatattaaataacttTGACATCTTTAGGTGAGCAAAAATCAAAACGGAGTgctagataataataattaatctaATTTAGCAAGCCACTCATCTAACGGGACAGAATTgtttgatgtatatatatatatatatatatatatatatatatatagataattacTCATGagtcattttgatttttttatttttcttcatttttacttatgaCGTGCTCAGTAGCATCAGaacttatatttaatatagcattgATTTTCATACTACCCCTTATTCTCATCCTTAATTCATTCTGTGTTATAGTTTTGTGCAGTGGTGGTTTGTAAGTGAAGAATGTTTACTGAAGGTCAGTTATAATTTGATggttttatataccgtatattccggcgtataagacgacccccaacttttacagtccaaatatagagtttggactatactcgccgtataagactacccctctacccagcgtacaacaaccagccaatcacggcaagcgatgtaccttaccgttgatttgctggttgatttgctgacatatacatacatgcactgcccttacacacacacacacatatataatatatatatctatatatatatatatatatatatatatatatatacacacacacacacgtatgtatatatatacaccgtatttgctcgattataagacgaccccgattataagacgaccccccaaaatcaaaatattaatttaggaaaaaaacaaaaagcctgaatataagactaccctatagggaaaaagttttaccagtaaatattaattaatgtaaattattttcatgtttaataaaagctatgattgagaaaaatatattttttaaatttccttttatttgccaacctgcccccccccagttatgccactctgcccccagaaatgctttatacccccctatttgccactctgccccatgatatgccttatacccctgtatgtcactctggcatatagggggttaaaaggcatatcatggggctgagtggcatataggggggtataaagcatttctggaggtatataggcatatcatggggctgagtggcatatagggggttaaaatgcatttctggaggtccagaaatgcattttaaccccctatatgccactcagccccatgatatgccttttaacccagcatgtactggctgccttggcttgataggagtgtgattgctgttagcagtttgatatatatatatatcaaactgctaacagcaatcacactcctatcaagccaaggcagccagtacatgctggaacctggggatgatagcagtgggattacagcctccatatgccatgctacaacccccaccccccttacacatccatgctatcacacacacactcacactcattcacaaacatttaaatactcattcattccattaatcacacacacttcacacatactcaaaaaccctcccccaccccctcacctgaactgcagatctcccactcgcagacttctgcaggggaccggctgtagcaacttctctggccccgcccccagaggagggaggggggagatagagttctgtgaggacgctgcaagcgtcctgccctgcttctaacagaagagacgctgctcgcgaccggtaagccccagcatttttttggggtctgattagaagacgaccccgattataagacgaggggtatttttcagagcatttgctctggaaaaaacctcgtcttataatcgagcaaatacggtatatatacacacacacacgtgtgtgtgtgtgtgtgtgtgtgtatgtgtatatatatatatatatatatatacacacaccagtatatatatatatatatatatatatatatacacaccagtgtgtgtgtgtgtgtgtgtgtgtgtgtgtatatttctcccccctttgtccctttctccccatctcttaccttatcttctgtcttctttcttccatccagttgtgggagcccgaggtctggcacttcagacctcggcttccctgctctctaatcactacgcgccgactattgatgccgggcgccgggacatgacgtcatccctgcgctcggcatcaatagccggcgcctagtgattagagagcagggaagccgaggtctcaagtgccagacctcgggcttccctgctccctcatcactacgcgccggcaattgatgccgggcgccgggacatgacgtcatccctgcgctcggcatcaatagccggcgcctagtgattagagagattggtggcttcgtgggaacctccggcttggtaagtacccggcgtataagacgaccccccacttttaagaagattttttggggttaaaaagtcgtcttatacgccggaatatacggtatatatatatatatatatatatatatatatatatatatttatatattcttatatgCCAACTAAAAAGTATGGAATCATACCATAGAAAGTGTTGCATCACATCTTTAAGTACCGGTAATTAAGGCCATTTTGCCTTAAGaaacaacaaagaaaatgtCAGTCACCTGCCACATCACAACTGACAGTTTTAAATGTGCCTCAAATTTACCCTCTGCATGGGTTAAAAGGCAGGATGGTAACAGGTAGTAATGGAGATATGTTTGGTTGCTATTGTTCAGTGAAGATGGTATCACTAATTTGGGATACTGCAGATAAGTTTATACCTGGGCAAAAATGGCGGGAAACAAAAGAGTACCGCAGAGGTGTGGACAGCAGAAATCTTTCTGAAATTGTGTACCTCCCACCCTTTAATTGAAGACATACTACCTTAGAGTAccgcaaaaatgttaatatcTGGGCAAAAATAGTGGGAAGCTCAGAAACAGGGCACCCTCCCTAATTGTTGTAgtaaatttatgtttttaaatgggCTACTTTTAGTTTTGAAGGTATAAGATCATATCTCAGAGTGTAAGTAAATAGGTGCATTTATGgggattattaaattatttgaacTGGTTTTAATAGAAAcgtagaaagtgacggcagataccaacagagccggccttaggcgttgtggcgccctgtgcggactactcctctggcgcccccactcactacccccctctctgccccttcaaactacccgccctctctgcccctttaaactaccccccctcaaactacccctcccctctgccccttcaaactaccccccccctctgccccttcaaactacccccccctctgccccttcaaactaccccccctctgccccttcaaactacccccccctctgccccttcaaactacccccccctctgccccttcaaactaccccccccctctgccccttcaaactaccccccccccccacttaccttgttgccggagtcctgcggtaagagcgggaggcatccgtcttctcgctctgccggcatttcatgttgagcgccgttatagtccggcgctcaatatgagatgctggcaccgcgacggagtcacggagagtaaggggcgcctagcggttgccgagaacttcacgagcaaccgctcggcgcccctgaccgggacttagattaaagcatcgttttgttttttttaaactttttttaacatcaatgatgttaaataaagtttaaaaaaaaacaaaaaaaaaaaaacgatgctttaatctagtcccggtcaggcgcccctgcaaccatggcgccctgtgcggtcgcacaggtcgcacacccctaaggccggccctggataccaatcattcagcccatctagtcgtTCCACCCctaaatactttccttagtccctcgCCTTGTCTTATATCTAGCTTCAGCTTATGCCTAtaccatgcttgcttaaacaccttcactgtattaacatctaccacttttgctgaaGGGTTATTCCATGCAttcactaccctttcagtaaaataatatttcctaatgttacttttaaacctttgcccctctagcttaagactatgtcctctcgttgtggtagtatttctccttttaaataaactctcatCCTTTGTCATGTTGACATATCATATCCCCCTGTcacatctttcttccaggctatatatgttcaGATCCTTTAACAtaagggccggccttaggggtgtgcgcgctgtgcggctgcacagggcaccatggcagcaggggcaccaTGCGGCCGTCCCatcaccaaggccagggccgtgccgaggcggcagggagaggaggagagaaaggggcgccgagtggtcgcaCAAGAAAACCGCTCGGGCCCcctttgtctcctctgctcactgccgctgccctgactgcggtgATGGGAGCTCGAGACCTTGGTTGTGGTGCGGGGCTTCATGATGAGCACCGGAGTATGACCTCATATTCCgacgctcagctgtgaagctgCGTGCGCCGTGGCATGActgaggcctcgcgctcccaccacagggtaagtgaactgcaaggggggggtgtagatagtaagaaggggtgAGAGGGGATAGGTAGtaaggaggggggtagatagtaagaaggggtgggaggggtagatagtaagaagggtgggtagggggaggagagggggtagatagtgagtagggggagTGGGTATATACTGAGAAAGGggaggagattgtgagaaagggaggagaggggtagatagtgagaaggggaagagatTGTAAGAATCTtgagaatgagtaagataatgaataaagtaatgtgtggatgaattgtgtgaatgggtgagaaaatgaattaatgtgtggatgatttgtgtgaatgagtgagagaattaataatGAGTGACTTGTGTATAtaatagatgtataagtgatttggggaaaggcaaagatggcacaagcagggtgtttgagcatTGGGgactgtcacggaagcctccgtgccatgggctcctggaggggactgagtgccagcctcctttctacagactatgggccctggtaagaAGTGCGACGTTATCCAAATCATAAGATACTcgaaagactgtggagctcagaaacagatttggggttcctgcattttgggactgtgacggttcctagagtcaccctacccctcggttaatgttatccagtgacatgaagcccttttgtgtgttattaataaaaatgtattttattattgccttatttcctaactg comes from the Spea bombifrons isolate aSpeBom1 chromosome 8, aSpeBom1.2.pri, whole genome shotgun sequence genome and includes:
- the AR gene encoding androgen receptor: MEVHIGLGRVYKQPPGKMIRGAFENLFLSVREALQGERRTVIEGAQTATTWRDPGGSHSTSSWSEGSEAQPLPSWTDPRVDHLSPSWGESQGAQPDAAAPRSPRAQASQFPGLSSCPSELKEILGDQRGMLESDDRSSDHPQKESYSRAPQGISDNAKELCKAVSVSLGLSMEALEHLNPGAETQRGDCMFAGPPTHTLDAHKCQVGEEEKSDTSSPQYHEGTFRRSSQINFPAGKAPVDGRALGTEEKEQPCTDLALPEPVGFRHRGMELAPSLTLYKPTTFMEETPVFSGRDYYSFQMALTPHGRIKVEGPMEYAGNAWGAPARYSELSGFAHCGPPGSWHSLFEEGQSSGSYADASLYNYQRSHVPPGPDGEYPPDSWYPGPAILGRVPYGGPMKSEMSPWMEGYPGAFGEMRLEAGRDHLLPIDYYFPPQKTCLICGDEASGCHYGALTCGSCKVFFKRAAEGKQKYLCASRNDCTIDKFRRKNCPSCRLRKCYEAGMTLGARKLKKLGNLKAQEEMEGSSGQGESSREMTPSMSMPQLEGYSCQPIFLNVLEAIEPIVVCSGHDNNQPDSFALLLSSLNELGERQLVHVVKWAKALPGFRNLHVNDQMTVIQYSWMGLMIFAMGWRSFKNVNSRMLYFAPDLVFNEYRMHKSRMYSQCVRMRHLAQEFGWLQITPEEFLCMKALLLFSIIPVEGLKDQKCFDELRMNYIKELDRVISCKRNNPAASSRRFFQLTKLLDSVQPIARELHQFTFDLYVKAQMVSVDFPEMMSEIISVQVPKILSGRVKPLYFHNS